ACGGGGGCGTTCGGATTCACCCGGCTGCTGCCAAACTCGCCGCAGATAGACTCGTGCAACAAGGGAAACTCGAGGTCTTCGCTACTCCAGACAGTGACCCATACTATCGTCTCGTCAAAAATGTCGGCCTCGCGGACAAGTTCTTTGAGGGGCTGGACACCTTGGTTTGCGATGAGTGTGCGAAACTCAGCTTTGACCGTCCATTTCACGAGACCTGTTTGTCACTGATTATGGAGCATTTTCGTGAACAGACCAAAAACCTCGCCGACATCGTTGAGATTGTGGGTGAGGATACCGGCAACAGCAACGGATTGTCAAAGTTTATTCGCATCAACGGTCAATTGCTCTCGCGCGGTTTGGATGAGGCAAGGTCGCGCTTTCAGTCTGTACTGAAGCTGAGAAACATGCGCAGCGACAATGATGCACCAGAACCATGGACGCCACCAAGTCCCCCCTACAAAGTGGTTCCAACTGAGTCCCATGAACGACCCGAACCTGGGTTAAGCGGGGACGCTGTGTCAGCCATCAAGCCGGGAACCCAGGAGCGCACGCGCATCAGCAAGGGCCAACTGATTGAATACCTCAGACAGGTTGAGATTCTTGACGAAACCGGCGAGGTTCAGAATCTGCGCGAACGTCAGGAACTCCTTGGAACAGAGTTGAAGAGACGTGACGACACCATCCAACAACTGGAGAAGCAGCGGACTTTCTTTGAAAAGCAATTCGACGAAATGAAGCGGGACATGGATACGCTCCTGTCAGCTATGCAAATCGCAAAGAAGCGATCCACGCCGATAGACAACGTGGTCGACGTACCCATGGGCGAGTAAGCCTTCACCGGGCCCTCGAATTCTCATCTCTCCTCTTCACGAATTCTCATATCCTCCCCAAAAGAGGGGCATCCTCTCTTATTGTGATTGTGCAAGTTGCAAGTCTTCTGCACTTTGCGACTTGCGATCCAGGAAAGGATGCCCTTGCACAGCGTCGGCCGAGGGCGCCGAAACGGATGTGTTGTGTGATGGGAGGATACCTCAGGGATGAAGGGTTGGAATCGCGCTCGTTTGGCTTGGATGATGACATTGTCCCCGCATCGTCGACAGATATCCGAGGTTGTCCTGCGGTTGAAGGCGGAAAAGGACCTGGCAGGTCGAGCCAGCCTGCCTACTGAAAACCGGCAGTTCAACCGTCACAAACCGTTCGATGAACGTCGTCTGTTTCATACAGACAGTCTGCCGATTGAAGGCAGCCGACCGTCGAAACTATCGCCAGACCTTCGCGAGTGCATCGAGGCAATACGGCGTCAAACCGTTGCCGAAAACCGGAATAATATTACAAGAACAAATGCTTATATCAAGTTCTTCGAGCGGCACCCGGAGATTCACTGGGCACTTCTTGCGCACTGTGTCTCGCGAAACGGGGGTTGGTGCATGAGCGACACCAAAGGCGAATGGTTCTCACGGATGGCATCCGCAAAGCAGAGCCGGGCCTTTTTTTCATTTCTCGAACGCTCCAACTGGTTGATTTTCGCAGACGCGTATCCGCAATTATTGTTGTACGAAGAGAGTCGGCGACGGCGGGAAAACCTCAGTTTTGTCCTTCCATTATTCGGTGTTTCCAGGTTCATGGAGGTCATGTGGGACCTGTTCTGGGAAACGGGAAATTCTCATCTGCTGACTAGGGCGCTCATTATCAATGAACAAAATCACATCGAATCCCGTGTCGTCAGAGACTCTGACTACGAGGCCACCGTTGAATCGTCACTGCAATTCCATATCGATTCCCTACTCAATCTCAACCAAGTGCTGATTCCTTATCGCATGAATGGTAAGACACACATGGCCGGGACTACGATGCGGCACTTTCATGCCATGCACGACCGCATCGAAACCGGACTGCGTTTGTACCGCATCCTTTATCAGCATGAACGCATTCATCAGGCGATTGTCGAGTTCATGGTCGGGATTCCCCACACTGCATCAAGAGCGGATTACTGGCCAGAGCGGTTCACAGCCGTAAAACCAATCACCGTGGCTGAAACATACCAGCCACGATTTACCGAGAATGGCACTGCGGACAAGATTTACAGCCCTACGCTTGAGGACGCCTGGTCAGACGTAGCGCAAGAGCCCGCAGAACCAGGGGACTGGTTTCGCGATATCAGTTGGGCGATTTATCTGTTCACATCCGTTCCAGATTCTCCGATGGACATCAGTCAAGACTATATCAACAAATTAAAAACCATCGAGAGGACCATCTTGCTGACAGAAAAAGCTGCTAAGGCTCTTCACGCCACATGACAGCTAACGAGTGGACATGCGAATGGCACCATCCAAACGGATGGTCTCCCCGTTTATCATGGGATTTT
The Alicyclobacillus curvatus genome window above contains:
- a CDS encoding DUF2515 family protein, with amino-acid sequence MKGWNRARLAWMMTLSPHRRQISEVVLRLKAEKDLAGRASLPTENRQFNRHKPFDERRLFHTDSLPIEGSRPSKLSPDLRECIEAIRRQTVAENRNNITRTNAYIKFFERHPEIHWALLAHCVSRNGGWCMSDTKGEWFSRMASAKQSRAFFSFLERSNWLIFADAYPQLLLYEESRRRRENLSFVLPLFGVSRFMEVMWDLFWETGNSHLLTRALIINEQNHIESRVVRDSDYEATVESSLQFHIDSLLNLNQVLIPYRMNGKTHMAGTTMRHFHAMHDRIETGLRLYRILYQHERIHQAIVEFMVGIPHTASRADYWPERFTAVKPITVAETYQPRFTENGTADKIYSPTLEDAWSDVAQEPAEPGDWFRDISWAIYLFTSVPDSPMDISQDYINKLKTIERTILLTEKAAKALHAT